The proteins below come from a single Corylus avellana chromosome ca3, CavTom2PMs-1.0 genomic window:
- the LOC132175830 gene encoding G-box-binding factor 3-like, producing MGHTQRKKGSKRMLSTDDNMKVHTRVSPLIEGKANGRTTGVSESAPAPANLVGMSIEFPNEKIETGAVSIGSSAGTGPTFRGLVQNEKQLIRERRKQANRESARKSRLKKQAEVEELRRKYGSLDVENKALRTELVNLKAYSDKLRLENAALTERLKSTQVGKQEGMVGAEIQAALSLSNTYVNGLNSDSASGNVHWESENHEKSDSRTKHHQLKTSFRADAVAAG from the exons ATGGGCCATACTCAGAGGAAAAAGGGGTCTAAGAGAATGCTATCTACTG ATGACAACATGAAAGTCCATACTCGGGTCAGTCCCTTAATTGAAGGGAAAGCAAATGGAAGAACTACAGGAGTTTCTGAGAGTGCTCCTGCCCCTGCCAATCTTGTAGGAATGTCCATCGAATTCCcaaatgagaaaatagaaacgggtGCTGTGTCTATTGGTTCCTCTGCTGGGACAGGGCCAACTTTTAGAGGTTTGGTTCAG AATGAAAAGCAGCTGATACGAGAGAGAAGGAAACAGGCTAACAGAGAATCCGCTAGGAAATCTAGGTTGAAGAAGCAGGCTGAAGTGGAGGAACTGAGGAGGAAATATGGATCCTTGGATGTGGAGAATAAAGCCCTTAGAACTGAATTAGTTAATCTGAAAGCGTATTCAGACAAATTGAGGCTTGAAAATGCTGCATTAACG GAGAGGCTGAAAAGTACACAGGTAGGGAAGCAAGAAGGGATGGTTGGTGCTGAGATTCAAGCTGCTTTGTCCCTATCAAACACTTATGTGAATGGTCTTAACTCTGATTCTGCGAGCGGGAATGTGCATTGGGAAAGTGAAAACCATGAGAAATCTGACTCTAGAACTAAGCATCATCAATTGAAAACAAGCTTTAGGGCTGATGCTGTTGCCGCCGGATGA
- the LOC132174307 gene encoding G2/mitotic-specific cyclin-1-like, with amino-acid sequence MTQKKLQHRVEEEEEDNSAYGFYKRLERQSRVMKSNLTDNVRAILVDWLTEVHASLGYGPETLFLAVNVVDRFVSLSLEVLSMAELKLLSMAALVIACKYGEEWFPAAIEFNKIPETYFTRSFHGISYSQDEINSMEIKILKKLDWKLMVPTIHTFLLELFSSCGVGETDGEFKNLAFCFGEIAMNDYDMIVRYSASSIAASAVCAAQCCMCKRHGWNRALETGYSKRQVVSRAGRLLRLLKMKPDRKVFKKYSNL; translated from the coding sequence ATGACGCAAAAGAAGTTGCAGCACcgtgtagaagaagaagaagaagataacaGCGCGTATGGGTTCTATAAGCGGTTGGAGAGGCAGAGCCGAGTGATGAAGAGCAATCTGACTGACAACGTAAGAGCCATTCTGGTCGACTGGTTGACGGAAGTGCATGCCTCCCTCGGTTACGGGCCGGAAACTCTTTTTCTCGCCGTCAACGTCGTCGACCGCTTTGTCTCCCTCTCCCTGGAGGTGTTGTCCATGGCTGAGTTAAAGCTTCTGAGTATGGCGGCGCTCGTCATTGCGTGCAAGTATGGAGAGGAATGGTTCCCTGCTGCTATAGAGTTCAACAAAATCCCAGAAACTTACTTCACCAGATCTTTTCATGGCATCAGTTACAGTCAAGACGAAATCAATTCGATGGAAATCAAGATCCTGAAGAAGTTGGATTGGAAGCTGATGGTTCCCACAATCCACACTTTCTTGCTTGAATTGTTTAGCTCTTGTGGGGTCGGGGAAACCGATGGGGAGTTCAAGAATCTGGCCTTCTGTTTCGGGGAGATTGCGATGAATGATTATGATATGATTGTGAGGTACTCTGCATCTTCCATCGCCGCCTCTGCTGTTTGTGCAGCGCAGTGCTGCATGTGCAAACGACATGGCTGGAACAGAGCTCTTGAAACCGGTTACTCCAAACGACAAGTCGTCTCACGTGCCGGACGTCTTCTACGGTTGCTTAAGATGAAACCCGACAGAAAAGTTTTCAAGAAATACTCTAATTTGTAG